The Streptomyces camelliae genome segment CTTCGACCGGCTGCGCGCCGAGGCCCTGGAGCTGGGCGAGCCCCAGCGCCCGCTGCCGCGCCCCGCGACATTCGTGGGGTACCGGCTCGACATCGCCTCGGTGGAGTTCTGGGCCAACGGCACCGACCGGCTGCACGAGCGGCTGTCCTACGAACGCGTCGGCGGCGGCTGGGAGATCAGCCGGCTCCAGCCCTGAGTCCCACCGTTCCTGCGAGTTTCCTGGGAGACATCATCACTTTCTCGTCCGCCCCCCAGACCGCGCCCGTCACGTCGGTGTTCACCGACCACCACGACCTGCGGGCCCGCAACCGGCGGGCCGTGGAGCAGTACCTGCGCACCGGTGCCGAGGCCCGCCTCAGCCGGTACACCCTCTACACCGAGGACGGCACCGCATCCCTGTTCTACACCGACATCGGCAGGCCCATCGTCATCGTGGGCCGCGAGATGCTGCGGCGGCATGGCGAGCTGTCCCTTGAGGTGCTGCCCGACTGGCAGTGGTCCGACGTGCACCTCTACGAGACCCAGGACCCGTCCGTCATCTGGGTCGAGTGCGACGGCCAGGGAACGATCCGCTTCCCCGGCTATCCCGAGGGCCGTTACCGCAACCACTTCATCCACGCTTTCACACTGCGGGACGGGCAGATCGCCACCAGCCGGGAGCACACCAACCCGATCGAGCAGATGAAGTCGCTCGGCATCGAGACCCCGTGCATCAACCGGGACTGGATCCCCTCGTCCTGACACCGGTCCCGCGGACAGCCGGCCCCGCCCGGTCAGCCGTACATCGCCACGCGGTAGAAGGCCGCAGGCGCGTCGTCGATGGGATGGGGCTGCGGCTTGCCCGAGGAGTCGAGCCTCCAGCTCGCGGCGGTCTGGGGACGCTACGCGTCAGGCGGCACCGGTTCCCGGCCGGCCATGGAAGAGGTGCTGCAGGCCCTGCGAGCGTCCGGACTGCCCGACGAGCAGATCCCGGAGCGCTACCACCGGATCGCGGGCCTTCTCGCCGCACTGATCGCCTCCGAGGCCGGGGTCAGCACCATCACCCCCGAGGAGTACGACCAGGGCATGGAGCTGTTCCGCGTCGCGGTACTGGGCGCCGCCCCCGAACGCTTCCCCGCCCTGGCCCACTTCGCCCGCGACGTCCGTCCCCTGGGGGCGGACCGCCGCGCCGCGTTCGAAGAGATCCTCGCCGCCCAACTCGCCCACATCGAGGCGGCAATCCGCCCGAGCTAGGCCCTGTCCGGCGGATCGGGTGACCGGCGGCAGGTGAGTCCGTCGGCGTGATCGCCGGATGTGGCAAGGCGGCCGCCCGCCGAAGCGCAGACCGGTGTCCGGCCTGCCGAAGCCGGAGACCTGGCCGGATGCGCCCCCCTTTCGAGTGATGGCTCTGGACCGAGTTTCGAAGTATTTGCAAGGTCATGAGTGGCGAGAGCGCAGCCGTGAACTTTTCCGAGCTGGTGAACAAGAACAAGCAGACGCTTGCCCGGCTCCAGGAATCGCCGAGACTGCTCCTGCACCGCAGAGACGGCGAGGATCTGGTCCTCACCACCGCGGCGCGGGCCGAGCAGGACCAGACCGTGGTGTCGGCCGCCACCCGGATGCCGGCCGCGATGGCGCGCCGCGAGCCCGGCAGCATGGAACTGCTCCTCGACATACTGCCGGATGCCTTCCCCTGGGTCCGTTTCCTGCCCGAGGCCGATCTCCACGCCTTCGCCGTCGAACTGGTCGACACCATGCGTGCCGCCGACTCGGTCGGCAACAGCGCGTCCGTCGCCCAGTTGCTCATCGCCTGGCAGCACACCGCCGAGGTCTACTCCGACCCCGAGCTGCTGGCCGCGCTGACCAGGGATCACGGCGAAGACTACGGTCCGGCACCGGACCCGCGGGACGTCGCATGACCGCGGGCCGCGGCGACCGCGCCGCACCCCCGGCACCGGACAGGGGGTGTGTGGTGTCGGCGGGCTCCGGCCGTCACTGCTGTCCCGCTGTGGACCTGCAGTCGTTCCACAGGGCGGCGAGTCGGGCCGGGATCTGCGTGATGGCCGCACACCCCCGAGGGCCGGCGGGGAAACTGTCGCTGGCCACGTAGCGCCAACCGGCGCCGGGGCGATCGACGAAGTACTTCATCGCGGCTCCGTCGTCCTGCAGGGCGACCTGCTCCGCCTCCGTGCTGCCGGGAGTGAGCTGGAATCGGGTTCCGGCGTAGAAGGTCCCGTCGCAACTGCCGTAGTAGAACGTGCCCTTGACCGGGGCGATGTGGGTGAGGGGCGGTTGAGCCTGTCTGCGATAGGCCGCCGTGACGCCCGCCTTGACGGTGGGCGATGCGAGCAACGACCGGCAGCCGCCGGTCCTGGCCGAGGAGCCGGTGGTCTTGGCCGAGGAGCCGACGGCAGTGCGCCCGGCCGACGTACCCACCGCTGCGGACGCCACGGCCGACGAAGAAGGCGATTGCACTGCGTTCGGATTGTTGCTGTGCGCAGTGCCGCTGTTCTGCGTGCAGCTCGTCAGCAGCGCCACCGCGGCAGCGGCCATCCCCAGAGCGGCACCGCGGTACAGGGAACGGTTCCGGCGTGTCATGTCGAACCAGCCTCTCTCGATACGTTCAGACAGGCCCGAGATGGCGTCAATCGGATACGTTCTCCCGGTCTCGGGCATCAAGACGCTGCGCCATGCACCGCGGTTTCACCGCGTCCGCATCGGCTAGTGCGGGAGGACTTTGCGCTCGTACGCCGCCTGCGGCTCCAGGCCGAGGGCCGTGCGGCGCTCGGCCAGCCGCTCCGGGTCCTCGATCGGGTATGCCTTGATCGCGGTGCCCGTGCCGTTGTCGTGGTACTGCGTGCCGTACAACTGCCGGCGTCCCTCGCCGACCCGGCAGCGGTCGAGGAGGTACGCGTAGTGGTGCACGGGCACCTGCCCGGCGAGTGCCGCGTGCGCCACCAGGTCCAACGCCCGCTGCTGGAAGGCCAGGTCCTGGTCGGCGTGCTGAGCGAGCAGCCACGCGGCGTCGGCGCCTTCCTCCCCGACGAGATCGACACCGGGCCAACCATGCTCGCCGACGATCCACTTCAACCAGGCGGTGTTGTCCCGGTCGATGGTCGTGATCTTCCCGCCGTCCTCAGGGTCCCCCGATCGGGAGGCCTGCTGCCGGACTTCCTGGTCGGCAGCCTTCCTCACGAGCAGTTCGGCGGCGATGCCGGGCAACAACATGGGGTCTGGTCCCTTCGTAGACGTTGGCCGGCGCGGGTTTCGCGTGCACGAAGGCGGGGCCGCCAGAGGGCGCAGGTACGGCACGCCTGACCGCACGTCGGTCAGGACGGCCTGACCGCTCTGGGACGTGTCGCGGACCAGGTCACCCACCCAGGCCGCACGAGGTACCGTTGTGACGGTCACCGGCGCGCCTGCGTCCGCGCCTCGCGCGGAGCCCGGCGCCGACGACGCTGCACGGCGTCGATCGCCCTCACCGTCCTTGACCCCACGCCGGTAGCCCGCCCAATTGCGGTCGGTCCACTGGTCCAGCTCGGCTGGAAAGTCGTCGGCTGCGGTCACTGGTCGACCGCCTGGACCCCGTACATCCCGGCGCAGCACGGGCATGCGCGCAGGTCGCGGCAAGCCTGCACGGGGCTACGGCGGGACGGCGGACGTCGTGGCGTACGCCGAGCGGACCGGCGTCCCGGTGCGGGTGCTGTGGCCGGAGGGCGCCAGCCGCTGACCGGCTCGACCATGGCCCCCTCCCACAGGCGGGAAGCGGGCCATCGTCGGCTATGGCCCGAGGCCCTGTCACCACTCCACCAACGCCACCCCCGCCGCCATCCCCCCTCCGAACGCGGCCAGCAGGACCAGTTCGCCCGGCTGCAGGGTGCCCATGCGGCGGGCCGAGTCCAGGGTGATCGGGATGGAGGCGGCGCCGGTGTTGGCGTACTCCTGGAGGGTCCGGTGCATGGTGGCGTTCGGCAGGGCCAGTTCCTCGAAGAGGGAGTCCAGCATGACGCCGTTGGCCTGGTGCGGGATGAAGTGGCGGATGTCGTCGGGGGCGACGCCGGCCTCGTGCAGGAACTGCTTGATCAGCTGCGGCACATGGTCCGCCACGAAGCGGCGTACGCCTCGGCCGTCCATCGTGAAGTACTGCTGTCCCGCAGCCAGGGCCTGCTCGTCCAGGGGGAGCCGGCTGCCGCCGCCGGGCACCTCGATCAGGCCGGAGAACTCGCCGAACGTGTGCAGGGACAGGTCGCGGATGCGGGGACCGTGAGAGGCCGGGCCCAGGACCATGGCGCCGGCGCCGTCGCCGAACAGGACGACCGTCCTGCGGTCGGTCGGGTTCAGGATGCGTGAGTACAGGTCCGCGCCGATGACCAGCGCGTGGCCGCCCCGGCGCGCGAGGACGCCCTCGGCGGCGGACAGCGCGAACACCTCGCCGGAGCACACCGCGTTGACGTCGAACGCCGCCGCGTCGATCGCGCCGAGACTGCCCTGGACGTACGCGGCGGTGGGCGGCTGGGGGCGGTCCGGGGTGGACGTGGCGACCACGATGACCGACAGCTGGGCCGCGGTGATGCCGGCCGCTTCGAGTGCGGCCCGCCCGGCCGCCGTGGCCAGGTCGGAGGTGGCCTCGTCGGCAGCGGCCCAGCGGCGCGCGCGGATCTCCGTCTTGCCGATGATCCAGGCGTCGTCGACCCCGGCCGGCGCGGCGACCTCGTCGTTGGAGACAACTCGTTCCGGCAGATAGGCGCCCGTACCGAGGATCCTGACGTCAGTCATGCGGCTGCCCTCCCCTCGTCTGGGACCTTGCAATGGAATGCACGGACGGACCTGTGCGCGGGCAGCCTCCACGGACTGCCCGCGCGCCGGGGCCGGGGCGGTGTCATCTAGCGCGTCTCGTAGATGCGCTTGTGGCCGCTGATCCCGGCCAGCCGGAAGGGGCCGGTGGTCTGTGCCGGGGTGGCGTGGTCGCCGCCCTCGGTGGGCAGGGAGTACTCGTGCAGCTCGCGGTACTCGGCGTAGCTGACGGGCGTGCGCCGGGCGATCGCCGTGTGGTTCTGCTCGGTGCGCAGGTGGTCGCGGTAACCGGCGACCAGGGTGCCGGCGAAGAACTCGGCGACGCTGCCGGAGCCGTAGCTGAGGAAGGCGATGGAGCGGCCGGTCAGGTCCTCGGCCTGGTCGAGCAGCGCGGCCAGGCCCAGGTACACCGACGCGGTGTAGCTGTTGCCGATCACCCGGTTGTAGGCCGTGGTCAGACCGATGGCGGCGGCGACGGCGTCGTTGTCGGTGTCCTTGCCGCAGTAGTTCAGCAGGTGGCGGTGGGCCTTGGTGGCCATCTTCGTGAACGGCTGGTGGTAGCAGAACGCGGCGAACTCCTCCAGCGAGCGGCCGCCCTGCTCCGTGTAGTCCTTCCAGGTGCCCTCGGCCGCCTGGAGGTAGGCGTTGATGGACTCCTGGCCGTCCACGAGCGCGGCGGCGCGGTAGTTGGGCCGCCAGAAGTCCATGACGTCGGCGGTGAACAGGCCCGAGGGGTCCTCGATGCGTACGAGGGCCGGGTCCACGCCGACCAGCATGGCCACCGCGGCGGCGCCCTGCGTCGACTCGCCCGGACTGTCCAGCTCGTACTTGGAGACGTCGGACGCGATCACGAGGACCTGCTGCGCGGGGTCGCGCCGCACCAGGCCGATGGCGAACTGCAGGGCCGCCGTCGCGCCGTAGCAGGCCTGCTTCAGCTCCACGACCCGGCACGCCGACGGCAGGCCGAGCAGCGAGTGGACGTACACGCCAGCGGCCTTCGACTGGTCGATGGACGACTCGGTCGCGAAGACGACCGTCCGTATCCGGTCCCCGCCGTGCCGGGCGATGATGGGCGCGGCGGCGGACGCGGCCATGGTCACGATGTCCTCGTCGGCGGCGGGCACGCTCATCGACTCCTGGCCGATGCCCACGTGGTACTTGCCGATGTCGGTGCCGTTGTGGGCGGCGAGCGTGGTGTGCTCCAGGACGTACTCGCCCGTCGCGAACGACAGATCGTGGATTCCGATGGACAGGGACATGCCTCAAACACCAACCTCTACGGTCTTGTTGTCGCGTTCCAGCTGGACGTGAGCACGCATCAGCTCACCCGGGTTCGTCTGTGCCGCGAGCAGCGAGAGTTCGCCGCACAGCACCGTCGCCGCGGCGAGGACGGCGAGACGCCGGGCGTTCTCGCCGGGCGCGCGGTCGGCCCGGCAGCCGAGCCGGGTCAGGTTCGTCTCCACGAAGGCCAGGCCCTTGCCGTTGCCCACCGTGCCCACGATCAGGTTCGGCAGGGTGCAGGCGAAGTACAGGTCGCCGTCGCGGTCCTCGGCCATCACGACGCCCTGGGAGCCCTCGACGATGTTGGCCGCGTCCTGGCCGGTCGCCAGGTAGAAGCCGAGCAGCATGTTCGCGAAGTGGGCGTTGGCCGAGCGGATGCCGCCGGCGAGCAGGGTGCCGAGCATGTTCTTGCGGATGTTCAGCTCGACGATCTTCGCGGCCGTGGTGTGCAGGACGTCGTGGACCACGTCACGCGGGACGAGCAGCTCGGTGACCACGTTCTTGCCACGCCCGAGGATGCCGTTGATCGCGGTGGCCTTCTTGTCCGTGCAGTAGTTGCCGGAGATCGACGCGTAGGAGATGCCCGGGACCGTCTGCAGCAGGTGCTTCAGGAGCACGTCGGAGGCGAGGGTGGCCATGTTGTGGCCGGAGGCGTCCCCGGTGCGGAACTCGAAGCGGATGAACAGCAGGTTGGCGTTGATCTCGTGCCGGATCTCGATCAGCTCGGCGAAGCGGCTGCAGGTGCGGACGACCTCCTGCAGCTCGCCCTTGCGGGCCTCGATGGTGCGGGCGGCCGTCAGCGCGGTCTGCGCGTCGGTCGCCTCGACCAGCACCGAGCGGGTCATCCGCTCGTCCACGAGGGTCGCGACGATGCCCTTCTCGGCCAGCCGGGACACCTTCGCGCCCCGGCCCACCGACGGCCACAGCGGCGACTCGTAGGTGGCCAGCGGCACATGGGTCTCGGTGGTGGCGACGTTGCCGGAGATGCGGAGCGGCCCGACCCACTGCATCGGGACGCCGGCGAGCGCGTGGGTGTCGGTCATCGTGTGCTTCCCGTCAGGTCGTGGAGGGTGTCGATGGATGCGAGGGAGTGCGTGGAGGCCGAGCGCTGGGCGAGGCGGCTCGTGTCGATGCCCCGGTCGGCGCAGAAGTCGCGCAGGGAGCCGTGGATCAGCACGTCGCAGCGGGTGAGGTCGGCCGGGGTGCGGGCGCCGAGCATGGTCATGAGCGCCGCCAGCTGGTCGAGCCAGGTCGTGATCTGCGCGACGAGCGCCGGGACCCCGTCGTCCATGAGCGTGCGCAGGAACCCGCCCGACACGCCGACGGCACGGGCGCCGAGTGCCAGGCTGCGGGCCACGTCGAGGGGGTTGCGTACGCCGCCGGAGGCGAGCACCGGCAGAGCCACGTCCTGGGCGTCCAGCAGACAGGCCGCGGTGGACTGGCCCCAGCCGTGCAGGAACGCGTAGTCGGCCAGCTCCCGGCGCCCGTTCTCGATGCGGGCGAAGTCGGTGCCGCCCCGCCCGGCGAGGTCGGCCACCCGCACGCCCAGGTTCTGCAGCAGCAGGACGGTCTGCCGGCTCAGGCCGTTGCCGACCTCCTTGACGATCACGGGGACGTCGACGCCGGCCGCGATCTGCTCGATCTGCCCGACCCACGACGAGAACGACCGGTCGCCCTCCGGCATGGGAGTTTCCTGGGCCGTGTTGACGTGGATCTGCAGGGCGTCGGCCCGCAGCAGGTCGATGGCACGCCGGGCGTTGTCGACCGAGGTCGTCGCGTTGATGTTGGCCATGACGAACCCGTCGGGGTTGTGGGTGCGCAGCACGCTGAACGTGTGCGCGCACGACGGGTCCTTGAGGTAGGCGTTCATGGAGCCCGAGGCGATGGCGACGCCGCTCTCGCGGGCGGCGGTGGCCAGGTCCCGGTTGATCTCACCGGTCTTGGCGCTGCCGCCGGTCATGGCGTTGATGTAGAGCGGGGCCTGCCACTCGATGCCGCCGAAGGAGGTGGCCAGCGAGACGTCCGGCCGGTCGATGCCCGCCAGGGCGTGGTGCACGAAGGACACCTCGTCGAACTGGTTGAGGCCGCTGTGCGCACGGTGCTGCTCCATGGCCAGGCGGACATGGTCGTCCTTGCGTTGAGCGCTGGTCATTCCTCGTTCCTTTCCGGGGTGGGACCGACGGACAGGGGCTGCACTCCGCTCGCGGCCCACCGTTTCCGTACGTGCGCGATGTCGTGCTCGGCCGTGGCGTCCAGCAGGGCGATGCCGCAGTCGCCGCCGCCCGCCCCCGACGGCTTGGCCGCGCCGCCGACGGCCTCGGCCGCCGCGCACAGCGCCGTCAGCTCGGGGGTGAAGATGCCGAGGTGCGCCTCGGCGTCCAGGCGGGCCAGCTCCTGCCGGGCGCGCCGGATCTGGTGCAGCAGTGCCTTGTCGTCACCGCTGTGGAGCGCGTCGATCGCGGCGGTCACGAAGTCGGTGCTGGTCTTGACGAAGTCGCGGTGCGAGGCGCTGCCCCGCCAGGTGCGCCGGTGCAGGTCGCCGACGAGCGAGGTGGTGGACGCCGGACGGCCGGTCCAGCCGACCTCCAGACGCAAGGCCCGCGGCGCCGGCAGCGGGCGCACGTCGAGCCCCGGCCAGGGGGCGCGCAGCGCTTCCCCGACGCCCCGGCGCCGCGCCAGGTCGAGCACGAAGGCGCGGTCGGGGGCCTGGTAGGCGATCCAGCCGCCCCAGGTGCTGGCGGCGAGATCACCGCCGGAGCCCTTGGGGTCGATCCGGGCCGTGGCGAGCAGCGCCAGCCGGAACCGGTCCGCACGCGACAGGCCGAGGCCGCAGTGGTCCGCCACGGCCGCGACGGTCGCCACGGTCACCGCGCCACTGGAACCCAGCCCGAACTTCCTGCCCCCGTCGTGCAGGGCGCTGCTGACCGAGACGCTCAACTCCGGTGCGGGCAGGCCGCGTTCGGCCAGCAGAGCGGCCACCGTCTCGACGGCCGCCACCACATGGGCCGCCGCGCCGCGCACCCGCTCCTCGTCCTGCCCCGGGGACACCTGGAGCCGCTCGCCCCGCCACTGCCAGCGCATCGCCCGGTCGACGAGATCGGAGGTGATCACGACACCGGGCCCGGCCGCGCCGCGCACGGTGACCGTGACCTCCCGGTCCACGGCCACGACGATCGCCGGGGTGCCGGGCTCCACCACCGCGTACTCGCCCGCGATGAACAGCTTGCCCGGAGCGCTCCGGACGACCGCCCGCCCGCCGGTCATCGTCCGTCCGCGTTCAGCAGGCGGGTGCCCGGTCCAGGGCGGGCGATGTGTACGGCACCGCCGGCGGCGGCGCCGCGGACGACCGCGGCCACCCGCTCGACGTCCACCCTGCGGCACAGCACCTTGACGTTGGGGCCGGCGTCCATGGTGACGTAGGCCAGGAGGCCGTCCCGGCGCAGTTGCAGCACGCTGTCGAGGACGCGGAGGGTGGCGGGGGCCAGGTAGCGCACGGCGGGGCGGGCGGCGAGCATGGTCGCGTGCATGCCGAGGGCGTTGCGCTCCGCGATCTCCCCGACCGCTTCGAGGTCACCGGCCAGCAGCGCGGCGCGCATCTGCGTCAGGTCGTCCTTGCTGGAGACGGCCCACGGCTCGAACAGCGGCGAGGTGTCGACTGTACGGCGCATGGCCTCCCGGCTGGAGACGGCCTTGGGCCCGGCGTCGACCACGGCGATGACGAGGGCGGGGTCGAGGTCGCGAGCGGCGGCGGGCACCGGCTCGGCGTAGGAGCCGAGGTCGGCCTCCTCGGGCGTACCGCTCCCGGCGTGCCAGACGGCGAAGCCGCCGAACACCGACCGCGAGGCGGATCCGGAGCCGCGCCGGGCCAGCCGGGACAGCTCGGTGGCATCGAGACCGAGCCCGTACGCGGCGGCGGCAGCGGCCGCCAGCGCGGCGAACCCGCTCGCGGAGGACGCCAGACCCGCCCCGGTCGGCACGGTGTTCTCGGTGTCCACGACAGCCCGCTCAGAGCTACCCGCCCGGTCCCGGACCAGGTCCAGGAAGGCGACGATACGGCGCAGCGCCTCGCCGGTCGCGGGCCTGCCGTTGAAGGTCACCGTGTCCTGCCCGGCTCTGGGGGCGAGACGGACGGTGGTGGTCGTGGGGAAGATGTCCAGGGTCATCGACAGGCTGTCGGTACGGGGCAGGACGAGCTTCTCGTCGCGCTTGCCCCAGTACTTGACCAGCGCGATGTTCGGGTGCGCCACCGCGGTGGCGCGGCCCGGGGTGCCCCGCCACTCGCCGGGCTCCGCCAGGTCGATCAGGGTGATGAGCTGCTCAGACATGGTCGGCGTGCCTCCTCAGGGGTACGACCCAGGTCTGCACGGCGCCGGCGTCGTGGAGTCGGACGGTGACGTTCCTGGTGTGTTCCGGCCGGGCCAGCGCGATCACGCAGCCGCCCAGGCCGCCGCCGGTGATCTTCGCGCCGAGCGCGCCCGCGTCCAGCGCGGCCTCGACCAGGGCATCGATCCGGTCGGTGCTGAGCCCGGCCGTTGCCAGCAGCTCGTGATAGTGCGTCAACTGCGCGCCCGCCTCCAGCGGCCGGCCCTCGGCCAGGGCCAGGGCGGCCGTGTCGACGAGCACACGGGCGCGGTGCAGGAAGCTCTCCCGCGTGCCGTCCCGCCGGAATCCCGCGCGCAGCAGCTCGACCGCTTCCTTGGTGCTGCCGTAGGTGCCGCTGTCGGCCACGACGAGCAACGTGTCGCAGCCGACGCTCAGTTCGTGGGCCTGGCCCGCCTGGAACCGCAGCGGCGCCGCCGCGCCGACGGCCATGGCGTCGACCCCGCTGGCCCGGCCGTGCGCCACGTTCTCCGCGGTCTGCACCAGCTCGAACGCGGCGGAGCCGGTCAGTTCACGGTCGTGGAGATCGGCCAGGGCGAGGACGATGGCCCGCGAGGTGGCGGCGCTGGAGCCGAGCCCGCGGCCCGGCGGGATGGTGCCGTCGACGATCACGTCGAGGTGCGCGTGGTCCCTCACGCCCGTACGCGCCTTGAAGGCGGCGGTCAGCCGGCGCAGCCCGCCGGAGACCTGTGTCACCATCGCCCGCGACACCGAACCGGTCATGGTGAAGGACAGGTTGCCCTCGCCGCCGGAGGTGTCCGCGGGACCGTGGGACCAGCCGGCGCTCGCCGTGGCCGAGAGCTGGGGGATCGGCACGGCCAGCGCGGGAGCCCCGTACACGACCGCGTGCTCTCCCAGCAGAATGGCCTTCGCATGGGCGCGACCGATGCCGACGGTGCGAGTCCGGTGGTGCCCCGACACCCCCTCCACAGAGGTCGGTGGAGTCAACGCTCAGCTTCCCTTCTCGTTGCTGCGGTGGGATCGCATAGTCCGGTCGACTGCTCAGGAACTGGTCAGTGAGGGTGTCGCGGTGGGCAGGGGCGACGCTGGAGGGCGATCCGCGTGAGTTCGTCGATGTCGAACTCGGAGCGGCAGTTCGGTGCCCCGTAGCGCGTGATCTTCCCCCGGCTCACCCACTTGCGAATGGTTGCTTCGGACACCCCCACGGCCAGTGCGGCCACATTGGTCGGGACGAGCCGGTGACGTGGCGGCTTGGTCATACCCTGACCCCCTTTCGCTGCTGTTCCATGAGGTGCCTCAGATTCAGCCACTCATGCATTTCCCAGGAGTGTCCGGCGGAGCATTCGATGCTGCCCCTCGGCATCCTTCCGCTGTTCCTCAGCGATGTGCTGATCGTTCCACTGCAGTTGTCCACGACGCATTTCCGGATCGCAGTTCGGAGATCGTTGGATTCCGGGTCTATCGTGCCGCGCAGTTCGGCGGCCAGACTCTCCATCTCGTCCGCGAAATCGACGGCCGGAGGCTGGGACGCCAGCCATTTCAGATGGCGCGTCAGAAAGCGTGTCAGATGCGGGACGGAGCGGGCCGGAACGGCGACGTCGAGTTCTTCCGAGACAGCCTCGGCCCAGGATTCAAGGGTGGCGAGAATGTTGTATCGGGCGTCGAGCACCGAGACGTTCAGATGGTCTCGCGTCCGGCTGCCCGAGACCTTCGTGGGGTTGCTCCGCCTGGATGTCGGCGATGCGTGGTGCAGGCACTCCTGGTGGAGGGCGGGCAGCGTGCGCAGGTTGCGCTCCACCTGGCTGATGCACGCGTCGCACAGGACGGAATCGCCGGCGGTGCGGCCCTTGTGCGCGTGATTTCTGGGACACGACCGAACCTGCATGGAATCTCCTGCGGCGTTAATGCGTGAGATGACGACGGCCGTTGGTTTCATCCGGCGAAGAGAGATGCCATGTATCCCATCCCTCGATGCATACCTATACCTTCAAGTGCTTCCACACGAACGTACAGAAGAGTGCTGGAGGCCCGATACAGTCAGCCTCGTCCGTGACCCGGGAGTGCCCGGGGCGAGGTTGACGGGAAAAGGAAGAGGGCCGGTTACCCGGCCCTCTCGCGTGGATTGTTCAATTCGTGCGTCAGGAGTGCGCCACTTCCGGTTCGGCGGCCGGCTCGGTGGCGGGTGCGCCGGGCACCGGCAGCGGGCCCTTGCGCAGCAGCAGACCGCTGATGACGGCGCCGCCCGCGAAGATGGCCGCGCACACCCAGAACACATTGTGGTAGCCGTGGATCACGGCCTGCTGGAACAGCCCCGGACCCGGCTTGCCGTGGGCGTGGCTGTTCAGGTAGCCGGTGGCGGCGCTTGCCGCGATCGTGTTGAGCAGCGCGGTGCCGATGGCGCCGCCGAGCTGCTGGCCGGCGTTGATGGTCGCCGAAGCGATACCCGCGTCCTGCGGCTGCACCCCGGAGGTGCCGGTGCTCAGGGCGCCGGAGAAGACCAAGCCCATGCCGACGCCGATCACCATGATCGGTCCGAGGATCGTCGAGGCGTAGTGGGAGTCCGGCTGGATCCGGGTCAGCCAGGCCATGCCGCCGGCGTTGCACAGCATGCCGAGCGGGATCAGCGGCTTCGGGCCGACCTTCGGCATCAGCCGGATGTTGCCCACGTTGCTCATCACGGCGATGACGGCCACCATCGGCAGCAGGGCGACACCCGACTTGAACGCCGAGTAGCCCAGGTCGGTCTGCATGTAGTAGATGAGGAAGAGAAGCACGCCGAACATGCCGGCGCCGACGACGGCACTGGTGATGTAGGCGCCGGCGCGGTTGCGGTCGAGCACGACCCGCAGGGGCAGCAGCGGGTTCTGGGCGCGGCGCTGCCAGAGGGCGAAAAGGATCACCAGCACGCCACCGACTGCGAGGAAGCCCCAGGTGGAGGTGGTGTGCCAGCTGTGCGTTCCCGCGTTGGAGAAGCCGTAGACCAGGCCGAACATGCCGCCGGACACCAGGAGCACGCCGGGGACGTCCATCCGGGCGCCCGTGCGCGGCTGCCGGGTCAGCAGCGGGGAGCCGACGATCAGCGCGAAGGCGGCGAAGACCAGGTTGACGTACATGCACCAGCGCCAGTTGAGGGCGGAGGTCAGTGCGCCGCCGATCAGCAGGCCCAGGCCGCCGCCGCTGGCCGCGACCGCGCTGAAGGCGCCGAACGCCTTGCCGCGCTCCTTGGGGTCGGTGAACGTGGTGGCCAGCAGCGACAGAGTGGTGGGCGCCAGCAGCGCGGCGAAGACACCCTGGCAGGCGCGGGCGGCCACCAGCATGCCGAAGCTGCCCGCGGCACCGCCGACGGCGGAGGCGGCCGCGAAGCCGACCAGACCGACGA includes the following:
- a CDS encoding PhzA/PhzB family protein, whose product is MFTDHHDLRARNRRAVEQYLRTGAEARLSRYTLYTEDGTASLFYTDIGRPIVIVGREMLRRHGELSLEVLPDWQWSDVHLYETQDPSVIWVECDGQGTIRFPGYPEGRYRNHFIHAFTLRDGQIATSREHTNPIEQMKSLGIETPCINRDWIPSS
- a CDS encoding DUF6624 domain-containing protein → MLLPGIAAELLVRKAADQEVRQQASRSGDPEDGGKITTIDRDNTAWLKWIVGEHGWPGVDLVGEEGADAAWLLAQHADQDLAFQQRALDLVAHAALAGQVPVHHYAYLLDRCRVGEGRRQLYGTQYHDNGTGTAIKAYPIEDPERLAERRTALGLEPQAAYERKVLPH
- a CDS encoding 3-oxoacyl-ACP synthase III family protein: MTDVRILGTGAYLPERVVSNDEVAAPAGVDDAWIIGKTEIRARRWAAADEATSDLATAAGRAALEAAGITAAQLSVIVVATSTPDRPQPPTAAYVQGSLGAIDAAAFDVNAVCSGEVFALSAAEGVLARRGGHALVIGADLYSRILNPTDRRTVVLFGDGAGAMVLGPASHGPRIRDLSLHTFGEFSGLIEVPGGGSRLPLDEQALAAGQQYFTMDGRGVRRFVADHVPQLIKQFLHEAGVAPDDIRHFIPHQANGVMLDSLFEELALPNATMHRTLQEYANTGAASIPITLDSARRMGTLQPGELVLLAAFGGGMAAGVALVEW
- a CDS encoding hydroxymethylglutaryl-CoA synthase, with product MSLSIGIHDLSFATGEYVLEHTTLAAHNGTDIGKYHVGIGQESMSVPAADEDIVTMAASAAAPIIARHGGDRIRTVVFATESSIDQSKAAGVYVHSLLGLPSACRVVELKQACYGATAALQFAIGLVRRDPAQQVLVIASDVSKYELDSPGESTQGAAAVAMLVGVDPALVRIEDPSGLFTADVMDFWRPNYRAAALVDGQESINAYLQAAEGTWKDYTEQGGRSLEEFAAFCYHQPFTKMATKAHRHLLNYCGKDTDNDAVAAAIGLTTAYNRVIGNSYTASVYLGLAALLDQAEDLTGRSIAFLSYGSGSVAEFFAGTLVAGYRDHLRTEQNHTAIARRTPVSYAEYRELHEYSLPTEGGDHATPAQTTGPFRLAGISGHKRIYETR
- a CDS encoding hydroxymethylglutaryl-CoA reductase yields the protein MTDTHALAGVPMQWVGPLRISGNVATTETHVPLATYESPLWPSVGRGAKVSRLAEKGIVATLVDERMTRSVLVEATDAQTALTAARTIEARKGELQEVVRTCSRFAELIEIRHEINANLLFIRFEFRTGDASGHNMATLASDVLLKHLLQTVPGISYASISGNYCTDKKATAINGILGRGKNVVTELLVPRDVVHDVLHTTAAKIVELNIRKNMLGTLLAGGIRSANAHFANMLLGFYLATGQDAANIVEGSQGVVMAEDRDGDLYFACTLPNLIVGTVGNGKGLAFVETNLTRLGCRADRAPGENARRLAVLAAATVLCGELSLLAAQTNPGELMRAHVQLERDNKTVEVGV
- the fni gene encoding type 2 isopentenyl-diphosphate Delta-isomerase, yielding MTSAQRKDDHVRLAMEQHRAHSGLNQFDEVSFVHHALAGIDRPDVSLATSFGGIEWQAPLYINAMTGGSAKTGEINRDLATAARESGVAIASGSMNAYLKDPSCAHTFSVLRTHNPDGFVMANINATTSVDNARRAIDLLRADALQIHVNTAQETPMPEGDRSFSSWVGQIEQIAAGVDVPVIVKEVGNGLSRQTVLLLQNLGVRVADLAGRGGTDFARIENGRRELADYAFLHGWGQSTAACLLDAQDVALPVLASGGVRNPLDVARSLALGARAVGVSGGFLRTLMDDGVPALVAQITTWLDQLAALMTMLGARTPADLTRCDVLIHGSLRDFCADRGIDTSRLAQRSASTHSLASIDTLHDLTGSTR